Proteins encoded by one window of Chryseobacterium sp. POL2:
- a CDS encoding mechanosensitive ion channel family protein, which yields MKDELDDTKDFLQNISDQINVFFDQYFRGDIAWIFQVTCKILVLLGFLFLMDFLIKLAFKLVSNYFSKPEKYPFIYSLFKAKFFNSIAHIIALGLCTFALDSIFYAGMHRITKGVLDKIVDVGQVVVIAGLGLRLYNAVENYYILVKDSYKLIAFRAISQTLKIFGGVVLLFIAIKIIFNISSGTILGSLGAITAMLVLVFRDTILGFVTGIHVATSRSLKVGDWIGIPKYNLEGNVMEISLLTTKILNFDKTISTVPTYDLMTTEIRNYQVMTEGNLRRIKRSMIFNIKSFHFLSEEDLDRLEKVNLIADYIKLKRSEIAKELNDYHNPENDLNRQQLTNIGVFRKYVETYLKHNPDIEQKEIILVRQLENTPQGLPLEIYCFTIYSNLADYERVQSDIFDHLLVGAQDFGLEIMQVNKI from the coding sequence ATGAAAGACGAGTTGGACGATACCAAAGATTTTTTGCAAAATATCAGTGATCAGATTAATGTCTTTTTTGATCAGTATTTCCGCGGAGATATCGCTTGGATTTTTCAGGTGACCTGCAAGATTTTGGTTCTTTTGGGCTTTTTGTTTTTGATGGATTTTTTAATAAAATTGGCTTTTAAACTGGTGTCCAACTATTTTTCGAAGCCCGAAAAATATCCATTTATTTATTCCTTATTCAAGGCGAAGTTTTTTAATTCTATTGCACATATTATTGCTTTGGGGCTTTGTACGTTTGCTTTAGATTCGATTTTTTATGCAGGTATGCACAGGATTACCAAAGGGGTTTTGGACAAGATTGTGGATGTCGGCCAAGTGGTTGTTATCGCGGGATTGGGGCTTCGACTTTATAACGCCGTCGAAAATTATTATATCTTAGTCAAAGACAGTTACAAGTTGATCGCTTTTCGTGCAATTTCTCAAACGCTAAAGATTTTTGGAGGCGTTGTATTGCTTTTTATTGCGATAAAAATTATTTTCAATATCAGTTCGGGGACTATTTTAGGAAGTCTAGGGGCGATAACTGCGATGTTGGTTTTGGTTTTTAGAGATACCATTTTGGGCTTTGTAACGGGGATTCATGTGGCAACTTCCAGAAGTCTGAAAGTAGGCGACTGGATCGGAATTCCAAAATATAACCTCGAAGGAAATGTGATGGAAATAAGCCTACTGACAACTAAAATTTTGAACTTCGATAAAACCATTTCTACAGTTCCGACTTACGATTTGATGACCACAGAGATTCGAAATTATCAAGTAATGACCGAAGGTAATCTTCGTCGTATAAAGCGTTCAATGATTTTTAATATTAAATCTTTCCATTTTTTGTCAGAAGAAGATCTTGATCGTTTAGAAAAAGTAAACTTAATTGCTGATTATATCAAATTAAAACGTTCCGAAATCGCCAAAGAACTTAATGATTATCATAATCCAGAAAATGATCTTAACCGCCAACAATTAACAAATATTGGTGTTTTTAGAAAATACGTCGAAACTTATCTCAAGCATAATCCTGATATCGAACAGAAAGAAATTATCCTCGTTCGACAACTAGAAAATACGCCGCAAGGTCTTCCATTGGAGATTTATTGCTTTACTATTTATTCGAATCTTGCGGATTATGAGCGTGTACAGTCCGATATTTTTGATCATCTTTTGGTAGGTGCTCAGGATTTCGGTTTAGAAATTATGCAAGTCAATAAAATTTAA
- a CDS encoding pyridoxine 5'-phosphate synthase produces MTTKLSVNINKIATLRNARGGDVPSVTQIAVDAQKFGAQGITIHPRPDERHITRKDVYDLKPLVTTEFNIEGNPHPDFIKMVLDVKPEQVTLVPDADDAITSNAGWDCKTHLDKLTDIVAQFKNAGIRTSIFLDPNPEMVEWAAKTGTERIELYTEAYAKHYLENKEAAIKDYYETAVKATEYNLGINAGHDLSLENLKYFSDNIPNLLEVSIGHALISEALYMGLENTIQAYLKRLAKW; encoded by the coding sequence ATGACAACAAAACTTAGTGTCAATATTAATAAAATAGCCACTTTGCGAAATGCTAGAGGGGGCGATGTGCCAAGTGTTACTCAAATTGCGGTGGATGCTCAAAAATTTGGCGCGCAAGGCATCACCATTCATCCACGTCCAGACGAAAGACACATCACGAGAAAAGATGTTTATGATCTAAAGCCTTTGGTGACGACAGAGTTTAATATCGAAGGTAATCCGCATCCAGACTTTATCAAAATGGTTTTGGACGTGAAGCCAGAACAAGTCACGCTAGTGCCCGATGCTGATGATGCTATAACTTCTAATGCTGGTTGGGACTGCAAAACGCATTTGGATAAGTTGACGGATATTGTTGCTCAGTTTAAAAATGCGGGCATCCGTACATCCATTTTTTTGGATCCAAATCCAGAAATGGTGGAATGGGCGGCCAAAACAGGAACCGAGCGTATCGAACTTTATACCGAAGCTTATGCAAAGCATTATCTAGAAAATAAAGAAGCTGCGATTAAAGATTATTACGAAACGGCTGTTAAAGCAACCGAATATAACTTGGGCATCAATGCTGGACATGATTTGAGTTTAGAAAATTTAAAATATTTTTCAGATAATATCCCGAATCTTTTAGAAGTCTCTATCGGTCATGCTTTGATTTCTGAAGCTTTGTATATGGGATTAGAAAACACGATACAAGCTTATCTGAAGCGTTTGGCGAAATGGTAA
- a CDS encoding alpha/beta fold hydrolase gives MEILHSKIYGEDKSGTPLLVLHGLFGMLDNWGSFGKEFGELMPTHLLDLRNHGRSFHSQSMTHDDLANDIMNYMQAHHIEKVYLLGHSLGGKAVMQCAINFPEKVEKLIVVDISPKAYPPHHQGIIKALQTVDFSKVESRHDVEEVLKQYIPETFVIQFLMKNLYWNDDKKLDWRFNLQTLADNYTEFVSNAIKFGVYNGPTLFIKGSKSNYILPQDDFLIKQQFPNSSLAEIANAAHWVQANNPVDFATAVKTFLFDK, from the coding sequence ATGGAAATTTTACATTCAAAAATATATGGAGAAGACAAATCTGGAACGCCGCTTTTGGTATTGCATGGTTTGTTTGGGATGTTAGACAATTGGGGAAGTTTTGGAAAAGAATTTGGAGAGCTGATGCCAACACATTTGTTGGACCTTCGCAATCATGGACGCAGCTTCCATTCTCAGTCGATGACACACGATGATTTAGCGAATGATATTATGAATTACATGCAAGCGCATCATATCGAAAAAGTTTATCTGCTAGGGCATTCTTTAGGAGGAAAAGCCGTGATGCAATGTGCGATAAATTTCCCTGAAAAAGTTGAAAAATTGATTGTTGTTGATATTTCGCCAAAAGCTTATCCGCCACATCACCAAGGTATTATAAAAGCCTTACAAACGGTTGATTTTTCTAAAGTAGAATCGCGTCATGATGTAGAAGAAGTGTTGAAGCAGTATATTCCAGAAACTTTTGTTATTCAGTTTTTGATGAAAAATTTGTATTGGAATGATGACAAAAAATTGGATTGGCGTTTTAACCTACAGACTTTAGCAGATAACTATACAGAATTTGTTTCTAATGCTATTAAATTCGGTGTTTACAACGGACCAACATTATTTATTAAAGGGTCAAAATCCAATTATATTTTGCCTCAAGATGATTTTTTAATCAAGCAACAATTCCCGAACTCTAGTTTGGCGGAAATTGCCAATGCGGCACATTGGGTACAAGCGAATAATCCTGTGGATTTTGCAACAGCGGTTAAGACATTTTTGTTTGATAAATAA
- a CDS encoding NAD-dependent epimerase/dehydratase family protein produces MEAHPQDQFILVTGATGILGRVIVLELLKQGRKVRATKRPNSDTKDVLNSFKFYTEQPDFYFNQIEWIDTDFNDVFSLEQSLQQVSEVYHCAAKVSFHPKDRDKMYKTNIEGTKNLLYATQDSSVEKFCFVSSIAVLDGFNEDGFQDETCDYNSKFEHSSYAKSKHFSEMEIWRSAAEGLNVVIVNPGIIIGSGNWKSSSGEMFGQLAKSNFSTEGSSAYIDVRDVANIAICLMDSNVFSERFALVSENVKNEIVANKVRHTVGKSSVSIISKSILNIGKALNFLLGWLIPSLKMANKVNIEAITSESKISNKKIKKQLDYQFIPVMESLDFHLKNYIQDQR; encoded by the coding sequence TTGGAGGCACATCCACAAGATCAATTTATTTTAGTAACGGGAGCAACAGGCATTTTGGGGCGCGTTATTGTTTTGGAACTTCTGAAACAAGGTAGAAAAGTACGAGCTACAAAACGTCCTAATAGCGATACAAAAGACGTGTTAAACTCGTTTAAGTTTTACACAGAGCAGCCCGATTTTTATTTTAATCAAATTGAATGGATTGATACCGATTTTAATGATGTTTTTTCTTTAGAACAAAGTCTACAACAAGTTTCCGAAGTTTATCATTGTGCTGCAAAAGTCAGCTTTCATCCGAAAGATCGCGACAAAATGTACAAAACCAATATCGAAGGCACCAAAAATCTTTTGTATGCCACTCAAGATTCTTCGGTTGAGAAGTTTTGTTTTGTGAGTTCCATCGCAGTTTTGGATGGTTTTAATGAAGATGGTTTTCAGGACGAAACTTGCGATTATAACTCTAAGTTCGAGCATTCTTCTTATGCCAAGTCCAAGCATTTTTCTGAAATGGAAATTTGGCGTTCCGCGGCAGAAGGCCTTAATGTGGTGATTGTCAATCCAGGAATTATCATAGGTTCTGGAAACTGGAAATCGAGTAGTGGTGAGATGTTTGGACAATTGGCGAAATCAAATTTTTCTACAGAAGGTTCGTCGGCTTATATCGATGTTCGCGATGTTGCTAATATTGCCATTTGTCTGATGGATTCTAATGTTTTTAGTGAGAGATTTGCTTTGGTTTCAGAAAATGTTAAAAACGAAATTGTTGCAAATAAAGTACGGCACACCGTTGGAAAATCGTCCGTTAGCATTATTTCTAAATCGATTTTAAATATTGGAAAAGCGCTTAATTTTCTTTTAGGATGGCTTATACCAAGCCTTAAAATGGCCAATAAAGTCAACATAGAAGCCATAACTTCCGAATCCAAAATCAGCAACAAAAAAATTAAAAAACAATTGGATTATCAGTTTATTCCAGTCATGGAAAGCCTCGATTTCCATTTGAAAAATTATATACAAGATCAACGATGA
- a CDS encoding AMP-dependent synthetase/ligase: MNIANFLITNAQNYPLKQAIGFKSGAGWSHITWRKFKTVVFKTANALKEAGIQKGDRVAIYSDNSAEWITMDLAILAIGAVTVPIYATNTKDQAKYVVQDSGAKMILTGNKEQYDNAIAMLEECPNLEKIIVTKTYERLIHEQSFHLQKFILKASEQLEIEDMAEDDIATIIYTSGTTGVPKGVVLMHSNFVKAFDAHFEFFKFKNFEDEHSFAFLPLTHVFERSWTLLSLYGGAKVSFLTNTKTIAEELPIVKPTMMCSVPRFYQKIYIKIQETIKNSSPAKQKIFNWALAIGAEYHELKRLEKSIPLGLSVKYNVANSLVFKKIKNQLGGKLWFMPCGGASISPEIAKFFDALGIHLTIGYGLTETTATLALYPLTNFVYGTTGRALPGVQLKIGDNEEILAKGNGIMKGYYNRPEETAAVFTEDGWFRTGDCGTIDKDGNLTITDRIKDLMKTSNGKYISPQAIENLLTNDAFVQQAVLVAEGRSYVTAIIVPNFETLDDMAKQQNITCSSHEELIENPKIIEFYNSKINELQKDLADYEKIKKITLLPRDFQMDLGEMTPTLKVRRKVVLEKYSKLIEKMYN; this comes from the coding sequence ATGAATATTGCGAATTTCCTAATAACGAATGCACAAAACTATCCTTTAAAACAAGCGATTGGCTTCAAAAGTGGCGCCGGTTGGTCGCATATTACATGGCGGAAATTCAAAACGGTGGTTTTCAAAACCGCAAATGCTTTGAAGGAGGCTGGCATCCAGAAAGGAGATCGCGTGGCAATCTATTCCGACAACTCAGCGGAGTGGATTACGATGGATTTGGCAATTCTCGCCATAGGTGCGGTTACGGTACCAATCTATGCGACCAATACGAAGGATCAGGCAAAATACGTGGTTCAGGATAGTGGTGCCAAAATGATTTTAACGGGCAACAAAGAGCAATATGACAATGCTATTGCGATGTTGGAAGAATGTCCAAATTTGGAAAAAATCATTGTTACCAAAACCTACGAACGTCTTATCCATGAGCAGAGTTTTCATCTTCAGAAGTTTATATTAAAAGCCAGCGAGCAATTGGAAATCGAAGATATGGCAGAAGATGATATCGCAACCATTATCTACACATCGGGGACAACTGGCGTTCCGAAAGGAGTTGTGTTGATGCATTCTAATTTTGTGAAAGCTTTTGATGCCCATTTTGAATTTTTTAAATTTAAAAATTTCGAGGATGAACATTCGTTTGCATTTTTGCCATTAACACACGTTTTTGAAAGAAGCTGGACATTGCTATCCTTGTATGGTGGTGCTAAAGTTTCGTTTTTGACAAATACCAAAACGATTGCAGAAGAACTTCCGATTGTAAAACCAACGATGATGTGTTCTGTTCCTAGATTTTATCAGAAAATTTACATTAAAATTCAGGAAACCATCAAAAATTCTTCACCAGCCAAACAGAAGATTTTCAATTGGGCATTGGCTATTGGGGCAGAATATCACGAATTAAAACGATTAGAAAAGTCAATTCCATTGGGATTGTCTGTAAAATATAATGTTGCCAACAGCTTAGTTTTCAAAAAAATTAAAAACCAACTAGGTGGGAAACTTTGGTTTATGCCATGTGGCGGCGCTTCGATATCGCCTGAGATTGCTAAGTTTTTTGACGCGTTGGGCATTCATTTAACCATTGGCTACGGTTTGACAGAGACTACGGCAACTTTGGCGCTTTATCCATTAACCAACTTTGTTTATGGAACAACTGGACGTGCTTTGCCTGGTGTTCAACTTAAAATTGGGGACAATGAAGAAATTCTTGCAAAAGGTAATGGTATTATGAAAGGTTATTACAACCGTCCCGAAGAGACAGCAGCGGTTTTCACAGAAGATGGCTGGTTCCGCACGGGCGATTGCGGAACGATTGACAAAGATGGAAATCTAACAATTACAGACCGCATCAAGGATTTGATGAAGACATCCAACGGAAAATACATTTCGCCACAAGCTATCGAAAACCTTTTGACCAACGATGCTTTTGTACAGCAAGCAGTTCTTGTTGCGGAAGGACGCTCGTATGTAACCGCGATTATTGTTCCGAATTTTGAGACTTTGGATGACATGGCAAAACAGCAAAATATTACATGCTCGTCGCACGAAGAACTGATTGAAAATCCCAAAATCATTGAATTTTATAATTCAAAAATTAATGAGCTTCAAAAGGATTTGGCGGATTACGAAAAAATCAAAAAAATAACATTATTACCTCGAGATTTTCAAATGGATTTGGGAGAAATGACTCCTACTCTTAAAGTAAGACGAAAAGTCGTTTTGGAAAAATACAGCAAGCTTATCGAAAAAATGTATAACTAA